In a single window of the Helicoverpa zea isolate HzStark_Cry1AcR chromosome 9, ilHelZeax1.1, whole genome shotgun sequence genome:
- the LOC124633358 gene encoding prostaglandin reductase 1-like has translation MVKARKYVVKKHFEGLPKREDFEIVEYELPPIKNGEILVKVEWVSVDPYMRAYNSRYPTPYDQFGFQVGLVEDSKDPRYPVGTRVVSHKGWCDYTIIDPNDKNPAAGQVYKLPNLNGLSNSLGVGAVGMPGATAYFGFLEICQPKAGETVVVTGAAGAVGSLVGQIAKIKGCKVIGFAGSDDKVKWLEEIGFDKAINYKTADVTAALKEAAPKGVDCYFDNVGGELSSIIINQMNDFGRVSVCGSISSYNADPANVPKAPILQPALVFKQLKIEGFLVWRWMNRQSEAHTQLIKWIQSGQLKPREHITEGFENIFDAFLGILNGENVGKAVVKL, from the coding sequence ATGGTGAAAGCACGGAAATACGTCGTCAAAAAACACTTCGAAGGTTTACCAAAACGTGAAGATTTCGAAATAGTGGAATACGAGCTACCACCAATCAAGAATGGAGAGATTCTTGTCAAAGTTGAGTGGGTGAGTGTGGACCCGTACATGCGTGCCTACAATTCACGATACCCCACACCGTACGACCAGTTCGGTTTCCAAGTCGGCTTGGTAGAAGATTCCAAGGACCCCAGATATCCAGTCGGGACCAGAGTCGTCTCCCACAAAGGATGGTGTGACTATACTATCATCGATCCCAACGACAAAAATCCGGCTGCTGGGCAAGTGTATAAGTTGCCGAACTTGAACGGTTTGTCGAATTCATTGGGAGTTGGCGCAGTGGGCATGCCTGGTGCCACCGCTTATTTTGGATTTTTGGAAATTTGTCAGCCCAAAGCCGGTGAGACAGTGGTTGTGACGGGCGCTGCTGGAGCAGTCGGCTCGCTAGTCGGACAGATTGCTAAGATCAAGGGCTGCAAGGTCATCGGCTTCGCTGGCTCTGACGATAAGGTGAAGTGGCTGGAGGAGATCGGATTCGACAAGGCGATCAACTACAAGACTGCTGACGTAACCGCGGCGCTCAAAGAAGCTGCTCCCAAGGGAGTCGATTGCTACTTCGACAATGTTGGCGGTGAGCTCAGCAGTATTATTATCAACCAGATGAATGACTTCGGCAGGGTATCAGTTTGTGGCAGCATCAGTTCATACAACGCGGATCCTGCTAACGTGCCCAAGGCACCTATCCTACAACCCGCTTTAGTGttcaaacaattgaaaatcGAAGGCTTCCTTGTGTGGCGTTGGATGAACCGCCAGTCGGAGGCACATACACAACTTATCAAGTGGATACAAAGTGGTCAGCTGAAGCCTAGAGAACACATCACTGAAGGTTTCGAAAACATCTTCGATGCTTTTCTGGGAATATTGAACGGGGAAAATGTTGGAAAGGCTGTTGTtaaattataa
- the LOC124633487 gene encoding prostaglandin reductase 1-like, which produces MVKARKYVVVKDFDGLPKREDFEIVEYELPPIKNGEILVKVEWVSVDPYMRLVKPNPVPYDLPAFQVGLVVESKSPKYPVGTRIVSHKGWRDYVIIDTNKPYSDSEMFSQLYKLPDLSGFPNSLAIGAVGMPGASAYLGFLDVCQPKAGETVVVTGAAGAVGSVVGQIAKIKGCKVIGFAGSDEKVKWLEEIGFDKAINYKTADIKTALQEAAPNGVDCFFDNVGGEVSSIIIYQMNQRGRGVVVGSISAYNEDFSNLPKATMLQFPILSKQLKIQGFSITECDLNRQFEAHKELSKWIRSGQLKAKEHVTEGFEKLYDAFVGMLKGENFGKAVVKL; this is translated from the coding sequence ATGGTGAAGGCACGCAAATACGTCGTCGTAAAGGACTTCGACGGTTTACCCAAACGTGAAGATTTCGAAATTGTTGAATACGAGTTACCACCGATCAAGAATGGAGAGATTCTGGTCAAAGTCGAGTGGGTGAGTGTGGACCCGTACATGCGTCTGGTCAAACCAAACCCTGTTCCGTACGATCTACCTGCTTTTCAAGTCGGATTAGTAGTAGAATCGAAGTCCCCTAAATACCCAGTTGGAACCCGAATCGTCTCCCACAAAGGCTGGCGTGACTACGTAATTATTGATACAAACAAGCCTTACTCTGACTCGGAAATGTTTAGTCAACTGTACAAATTGCCCGACTTAAGCGGTTTTCCTAATTCTCTCGCAATTGGCGCAGTGGGCATGCCTGGTGCCTCCGCGTACTTAGGATTTTTGGATGTTTGTCAACCCAAGGCTGGTGAAACAGTGGTTGTGACGGGCGCTGCTGGAGCGGTCGGCTCGGTAGTCGGCCAGATTGCTAAGATCAAGGGCTGCAAGGTCATCGGCTTCGCTGGCTCTGACGAGAAGGTGAAGTGGCTGGAAGAGATCGGCTTCGACAAGGCGATCAACTACAAGACTGCTGACATCAAGACGGCTCTGCAGGAAGCTGCTCCTAACGGTGTTGACTGCTTCTTCGACAATGTTGGTGGTGAAGTCAGTAGTATTATAATATATCAGATGAATCAACGTGGCCGAGGAGTAGTTGTTGGAAGTATCAGTGCCTATAATGAAGACTTTAGTAACCTGCCAAAAGCCACTATGTTGCAatttcccatattatcgaaacAATTGAAAATTCAAGGTTTTTCAATAACGGAGTGTGATTTGAATCGTCAATTTGAAGCACATAAGGAACTTTCCAAGTGGATACGGAGTGGACAGTTGAAGGCCAAGGAGCACGTAACTGAGGGTTTTGAAAAACTTTATGACGCATTTGTGGGAATGTTGAAAGGTGAAAATTTTGGTAAGGCAGTTGTGAAATTGTAa